Sequence from the Bufo bufo chromosome 10, aBufBuf1.1, whole genome shotgun sequence genome:
aaaaatggggcttcATCCTTAAGAGGTTAACTAAGAATAAACTGACACCTGTCAGAGAGCAGTGTATGCACTGGAGACAGGCCAAAGTCTGGGTGGGActgaacctgggcattgaggTGGGAGGTCTCCACTAGCTGATTTGCTTCAGCCTGACATGACATGTGAAAATACTTTTCCATCATACTTAAAACACTTAACTGGCTTCAGCGGAAAGTGAGTGACTTTACAGGGGGCATTATTGTTTTTGGTACAATGCAACGTGTTCCATCAGTACTGATATGATGCAGTACTGATATGGCTCAGATGGCGTTACTGCCATTAAATGCTTCTGCTACAATGCAACGCGTTTAACACAGATGGATATAATGCAGTGAAAAACATATGTACACTAATTGCTCAGCAGTCAGCAATGCAGCATAATGTTAATTGCACTGGGAATAAGCTGGCAATACTGTAAACATAGAAAAAACCCGtgtcaggcacactctgcttcagCTCCTCACTCCCTGAATGCcttccctattctacacaattatttttatttttagtctttCCCATCACTGTCCCTGACACTAGAATAGACGCTCAATTGTGACTTAACACTGTCCCAAAGATTGTTTTCTGCCAGAGACTGCTACACCCATTTAACTTCATCAGCAGCTAAACACAGAATGAAGTTCTAATCGTTCTGCTAGGGCAACCCCCTGCCTGCTGCCCCACTGATTTGCTCATTCAGGCTGTCTGCTAGTCTGTGAGCCAATCAGGGAAAGCCCATTTCCTCTCAAGGTCATGTCAGCATACTTCTTCTTCCTCCTTTGTGGAGCAaactggtttgctcatctctagtaaataTCAATTATTAAGTATTTTGTGAGCTAAAGTAGGACTATCCATCTTAACAGCTGAGAAACCAGGAAAGCAGAGAACCTAGAAATCTCTTTCCAGGTTATCCTCGACATAATCAGACACCGCCCGAGTGACAGGCAGAGACATGGCCAGATGGTGTAGTTGTTCCTAGCAACAGGTCTCAGCCTCCTTGTTGAAGATATCTGTATAACTAGCATAAGAGAGAGGCTGAGCATGCCAACTGGATGGTCTCTAGACAGGAAGCACAAAGGTAGgctagcagaggaagcaggagtagtAAGGGTTCACAGAGTGGTTTGGGCCTGCCCTCGCTGCACTTAActactaatttgcatatggattaaaaagaCTTTTTCTCCAAAGTAAAGCAATGGATCACTAAGTGAACACTAAAGTTGTGTGATAACATTAACAAAAGCACAGAAATGTGTGGGCATAAAATATCACTTTATTAAACAGTTGATCAGTTACAGtttttagacagcatgatctgctgcccagaaatgatcattTAGATGTCTGCGCAAATTATTGTATTACCCAATGAAAGAGCATTTTGCTCGTTAATCGGGTGatcagcagcacctttacacGAGCAGATTATTAGTAACGAGCGTTCATTCAAATGTTCGCCCCTGATAATCTACTTGACAATTGGATAGTATGAAAGGGCCTGATAAATTTAGATTGTGATCTACAGGTTTACAGAATGGTTGACCAAGGGAAAAATTAAGTTGTTGGTAGTgttacgagggtgtcaagagccacgcctgactccgttatacccggggtcaggaagtcgcagcgggtggctgcgcgctctatgtagaaacatagtgctgtttctttatggtagctttctgggtttgccttgcaaccctttttggctcactcagggatccgtagctccttctcctcagctgtttcttgtccagcactcccaacctccttatattcccctctcacacttctctggttgccagatatagagcttcctgcctggacttctatactgacctactggagctgtgtaactgtgttccctggttgttgttccagagtgttacccttcggatccctgtgggccttggtggtctgctgttgtcgcccacctgggattatatgttttgtctgtattgtctgtcctctccttggtgttttccttaagtgtcagtggtgcggactagtgattccaccgccccgttcactacacagggctcatcttagggaaagccagggtttaggcacgtgatcggcgtacgggtgaggaacctgtctagggacgtcagggtagtcaggtgccagccgcaaggtgagtcaggggtcaccacctttccctctcccttggacagggccttcccacttccctccctttgcatgacaccggtcattacattatatctggcccttattttgtgtaggtaaaaaataataataataataattttctttctacctacttagaatccagtatggatccagttGCTGCTTTGTcagagcaacttcaaggcctgtctttggaggtggcaggattgaaggcgtcggtcctccagcgacagcagcaattacaacagaccgcaagcccagcggttgctacaggtaaccaggttgttgcggaacccaaggttgttcttcctgacagatttttttggggaagggacaaatttgtgacgttccgtgaggcctgtaaattatattttaagctgcgcccttactcctctggtaatgaagaacagcgggtgggggttgttatttccctgctgcagggggacccgcaatcctgggcgttctctttacccgctgattcccaggctctccggtcagtggatgaattttttggggccttgggtctcatatatgacaacCCTGACCGAATcgaactggctgaatcaaaattacggagactcctacagggagagcggccagtagaggagtattgctcagagttccgtaggtgggctacggatacccagtggaacgacccggctctcaggagtcagttctgctctgggttatccaaaaggattaaggatgcgcttgcgctgtatgagactcccttttcccttgatgcggttatgtcccttgctaTCAAAATAGATAGacatcttagggacagattgaaaaaaccagagcaattggtaacccctcccaagcagcagttagtctgtacggacttagacgagcctatgcagctaggaggaactactcgtcaggtccgtcctcctgaggctcgccataggcgtggggtttgttttttctgtggggagaggggtcattttattaatgtctgtccttccttcctcaaaaacaaaaaaaccgtcggaaaactactaaccccaggctgtgtggaggatgtcagcctgggggtatacgtttcctccatacgaacatcgcaatttgtgttgccagcggttgttgtttttggcgttaagatggagactatttctttttttctagacagtggagcaggagtaaatttgatagatgcccattttgcccacactatgggtttgtctctctgtacgctacagagacctattcccatattcgctattgattctgctcctctgtctcagagaaacctcactcatattgtccataacttacaccttcgggtaggggaccaccataacgagttgctttcatgttatgttctggaggggcttcccactccggtggtgttggggcttccctggttggtagcgcacaatccagtggtggattggcaggccagggagatattggaggggagtgagcattgcagagaaaattgcttaaatagcaattgcttagtcgcctccatagctaccctacctacatttatttcggactttgaggacgttttttctgaaaagggttgtcagaagttaccacctcaccgtccttatgattgcccggttaacctgattcccggtgcaaaattacccaagatcaggttatataatctttcgggtccggagagacaagccatgaaagattatatctccgagagcttggctaagggacacatcagaccctcttcttcacccgtggctgcagggtttttcttcgttaaaaagaaagatgggggcctgcgtccttgcctggatttccgcgaactaaaccggataaccatccgagacccataccctcttcctctcattcctgacctgtttaatcagattgcgggtgctaggtggttctccaaacttgatcttaggggggcctacaatctgattcgtattaaggaaggggatgagtggaagacagcttttaacacccctcaggggcattatgaaaatctagtcatgcctttcggtctgaccaatgctcctgctgtcttccaacatttcgttaatgacatttttagtcatcttatcggcaggtttgtggtgatatacctagatgatattttaatttattcgtctgatctgaaaacacatgaggtgcatgtcagacaggtactgcaggtcctacggacgaataaattatatgctaaaattgaaaagtgtgtcttcgccgttcaggaaatacagttcctaggttatttattatctgcttcaggtttccatatggatcctaggaaggtccaggcaattttagattgggatcttcctgagaacctcaaagcactgcaacggttcttgggcttcgctaatttctatagaaaattcataaaaaattattcagtgattgtaaaaccccttactgacatgactaggaaggggactgatttttctaaatggtctgacgccgctaaaattgctttttcctctctaaaagagaggtttacctcggcacatgtactaatccaacctgatgtctcacagccttttattgttgaagtcgatgcgtcagaggtgggagtgggggctgtgctgtctcagggtccgtctcctggcaaatggcgtccttgtactttcttttctaaaaaactatctgcagcagaaaagaactatgatattggcaatagggaactattagctattaaactagcgtttgaagaatggcatcactttttagagggggcaatccaccccgtcactgtgattacggaccacaaaaaccttctgtacctcgaatcagctaagcgtctcacccctagacaagctaggtggtcgctattttttaccaggtttaactttgttattacctatcatcctggggcaaaaaataccaaggcagatgcactatctcgttgtttccctggaggcggtaatgtgagtgatccggtacccattctacaaagaggagtggttgtctctgcggtacactctgttctggaggggaaggtgttagaggcccagggggacgccccggtctcttgcccctcagagaaattgtttgtaccgttgaacctgcgtctcgaattattgaattattaaaggaacatcataattcggcacttgctgggcacccgggtagtaaagcaaccttggagctattgtctcatcgtttttggtggccaaggttgcgtcaggatgtaatggattttgtgtcttcctgttctacttgtgcgctcgcgaaagtctctcatacacgtcctgcagggtctttattgccacttgtcattcccaatagaccatggacacatctgtcaatggatttttatcactgacttacctttgtctgcgggtaaaacagttatcttggtagtagtggacaggtttagcaaaatggtacacttcattgcgttacccgcactacctaatgctaagactcttgctcaggtattcatcagtgaaatcgtgaagcttcacggagtcccttccgatgttgtttcggatcggggaacccagtttatttctaagttttggaaagctttttgttcccgtttgggggtacacttgtccttttcctcagctttccatcctcagtcgaatggacagactgagcgtaccaaccaaaaccttgagacatatctaagatgttttgtgtctgaaaaccaagaggtgtggtcatcatatttaccgttagccaagtttgccataaataatcgccgtcaggaatctactggcaagtcaccatttcttggtgcatatggttttcatccccaattctgtactttcaaagaggggggttcttctggggttcccgaagaggaacggttttcatcatctctttcatcggtatggcagaaggtgcaagctaacttgaaaaatacgggaggtaaatataaatgcatggctgataagagacggtcgtcaggtccggacctaggagtgaatgactatgtgtggttgtctactaggaatattaaattaaaggttcccttttggaaactgggtcctaggttcattggcccttacaaaatagtagccatcattaaccccgtggcttttcgccttgagctacctcagacttttaaaatccataacgtcttccacaagtcgttactcaagaaatatgttccacctctagaaccgtcaccgctgccaccccctcctgttgttgtggatggtaatctagagcttcaaatatccaaaattgttgattctcgtcgggtccgccgctctcttcaatatctggtgcattggaggggttacggtcccgaggaaagaatgtgggttccagcgtctgaggtaaacgccgacaggttagttcgggcttttcatgcctctcatcctgagagacctagtcctgagtgtccggaggcccctcgtagagaggggggtactgtcacgagggtgtcaagagccacgcctgactccgttatacccggggtcaggaagtcgcagcgggtggctgcgcgctctatgtagaaacatagtgctgtttctttatggtagctttctgggtttgccttgcaaccctttttggctcactcagggatccgtagctccttctcctcagctgtttcttgtccagcactcccaacgtccttatattcccctctcacacttctctggttgccagatatagagcttactgcctggacttctatactgacctactggagctgtgtaactgtgttccctggttgttgttccagagtgttaccctccggatccctgtgggccttggtggtctgctgttgtcgcccacctgggattatatgttttgtctgtattgtctgtcctctccttggtgttttcctttagtgtcagtggtgcggactagtgatcccaccgccccgttcactacacagggctcatcttagggaaagccagggtttaggcacgtgatcggcgtatgggtgaggaacccgtctagggacgtcagggcagtcaggtgccagccgcaaggtgagtcaggggtcatcaCCTTTCCCTCTCCATTGGATAGGGCCTTCCCACTTCCCTTCCTTTGCGTGACACCTGTCATTACAGGTAGGATTCAAATACTTTGGCCAGTAATATAATAGAAGAGCTGCTTAATTATCATTAAACATTGATTGTACTCCTTCAAGTTGCTTTCCTTTTCCTTTTCAACCTGATATTTTGGAAACCCCACTAGATATAATGGGATTCTACAACACAATGGCTGTGGTCCATATCAAGATTTGCTTCTCTTGAGCTTGAACCTTGAAGCTGTGAGCTGTTTATCAACAAGATGCACACCAAAGCTGTGGAGTATAAAAATAGCTCAGCTTTGAAGCATTTCAGAACACAGCTCTCTGGAAGCCGAGCCAGTATATGGTTAATACTGCTGTATACTAAGCTCTTACCAAATATGGATAAAACACAGAGTGTATGCAAAGAAGCAGCCGTCATTCACAAAACAGTGTCGTCACATCAACCTACATCTAATTATTCTTTCAACAATAAAAGGGGAAAGCGTGAGGGAGATAGAGACAAATATAAAGAAAGACAGGAAAATCAGGATCAGATACCTATTTACAGCTGCTGGAGGAAATGCAGAGGTTGAAAACGCAGCTAAATTAATCACATCTTATGAAAATATGCTTTTCTATAACCAAATATGGAATGTGTGGCTGAAGGGTAAGATCAAACATGAGGAGAGTTATTTAAATGAGAACTAATCACTCTTGagaagaaaaaaatggaatattCTGCAGTTCAATCAATAGGCATGCATCTTCATCTCAATCGAACCCTCAATCTACATCCATTGCCATTAGATTTCAATGATTATTTTTAGGCTGAAATACCTTGCAGATCCCCCAATATAAAAGGCATTCTGAGCAGATTCAGCGATTATTCTTGTTTGAATATGCATGTAGGTAATATATCTGTAGTACTCCCCATATGTTCAATAGTACAGCCTAGCTAAACAATTCAGTAATCGCTATATGAATTATGCCGAGTTCATATAATGAAGATACATGAGATGCAGAGATTTTAAAAACCTTTACTTATAGATTGAAAGCGTTTTGATATTTGATGGAAATGTAGCATTTTCAATATTGTCTGCAGTTTCTCTCCAAATTAAGTACAGAATGTGATATTTTGCTCTTTGCAGAAATCTCTCTCCCCAGCCCCCCCCCATTCTGCCCCCTCCTTTCTCTTCTGTCTCGTTGCTCAGCGTCATCTGTATGAGTTAATGACGTTCGCCTGTAATAGCAGAGAAAGGCAGCTCCCTAACCATGCAACCCATTGATGATAAACTCCACTCTACTCCCCCCTTTCCTTGCGTCTCACCTGCCCACACACGCCTCAGTTACTATATAAAGAGAACCATGAGCAACAGTTCTTTAAACCAGAACCCAGAGACAGACATCAGGAAATCTGAACAGGAATACCACAATATTCGGGAAGAAAAGACTACCAGAAGACGAAAAACGAAGAccagaaaagaaaagaagaaagggGCTCTCTGGACTGACTCTTATTCAGCAACCCAGAGACCCCATCCAAAATGTATAGGTCTACGAAAGGTGCATCAAAAGCCAGAAGGGATCAAATTAATGCAGAGATTCGAAACTTGAAAGATCTTCTTCCTATCTCTGAAGGAGACAAAGTACGGCTATCTTACCTCCACATCATGTCACTTGCTTGTATCTACACAAGGAAATCAGTTTTCTTTTCTAGAGGTAAGATATTACTTTAACATTGCAGCCATTATTTTGGTGTATTTGTATAGTATGTGAATTATCTTATTTTCAGCTTAAGATTAATCTTTAATCAAGACAAACTCTGTGTCATTTCTGAGACAGTCCTTAAGAAATCAGACTCTGCTTGTCTCCGCATCTTTCTCCCTGTTGCTTGTGTTCATGCAACCTGACTCATATCATTAATACACTGCAGCAAAATAGGATAGTAATTGGTATGACCATTGCTATAAAAATAAGAGTGTACTGTCATGTTGCTGCTGTCCTTGGTGCTCGATTGCAGAAGTCTGCACTTACCACTCTCCAAGGTCCTGAATGTTAGAACCAacgcacatatacagtataacaatGAATATATAGAAACAAATTAATGTTAAGATGTTCCTTATTTCTGTTTGCCCAGCAGGTCAATACATGAATGATTTGGAAGGTCTACTTTCTAGTCAAGACTTACAAGATTTCATACATAACCTTCCTGGCTTCCTACTAACCtacacaagtgaagggaaactgATATATTTGTCTGATAATGTTACTGATCATCTTGGACATTCAATGGTAAGTTAGTTGAAGATCACTGAACCATAATGTCTTctgaaatatgatgttttatgctTAGTGTTATTACAAGCCACAAACATAGGGTTAATACAAAAATATTGATCTAGATTATACACTTCATTATTCATATTCTCAAGCAGATACCTACATTAATAAATTGTACATTCAATATTACACAGCgtacagatgaagcagaattaacAGTCAAGGGTGACTTAAATCTGCTGCATTTGCATAGACTTGCATAAGAGgtacagatgaagcagagttaacAGTCAGTCATAACCTGTTTCCTAGATGtaataactctgctacatctgtgtatCCAGAAATCAGCCATAGAGTAAATTATTTGAAGAAATACAATGGATCTATGTCTCATTATGTCATTAAATTTACTTAAACAGGTTGATTTGGTTGCTCAAGGAGACAGTATTTATGACATAATTGACCCCTCGGATCACTTTGTCATGAGGAATCAGTTGTCTCTCCCATCATCACAAGATAGTGGTAAGTGTCTGAAGCATCTCATGCTTTTTCTACCACTGGTAGTAAGCAATTTATTTATAGCTCATTGTTCTGAGATTTTCATTTACCATGGAAGTGTCCACAATAATATAATGTCAATACAGCATAAACAAAATACCAGTTTCCCATAAGGAAGAATTGGGATTCTACATTGGGATTATTTAGTGTTATATTAAGTATACTATTGCACCTCTAATCTTAccataatatttttattattttaaactaGAGAGAATGTTCAGGTGCAAGTTCAATACCTCAAAGACAGCCCGAAGACAGAGTGCAGGAAACAAGTTGGTTCTTATAAGAGGGAGGTTTCAGCAGGCTCCACTTGGCACCTATTGGTCATCTAATCCTGTCTTCACCGCTTTGTGTATTCCTCTTGACCCAAAACCCAGAGTAACTGAAAACCATTTTCTGATGGACTTCTTTGAGAGTCGCCACGCTAAGGATCTTTCTGTTATGGAAGTTTCAGAAAGGTAAATATTGAATATGTACATCTACCCATCTCTACACCCCTCTTATAAGATGCACTTATGTATAACTTATTTGACATAACCTTTTATTCACTTTTCTGCAGCGCCTTCCTGCACTTGGGTTTAGAGAAAAATGATTTGGTCTGCAAGTCATGGTACAATCTCATTCACCCTGAGGACCTGACACAATTGTCTATCCAGCATTATAAACTATGTAAGTTTAAATAATTTGCACAAAATATTGGTACCATATGTGGGACAGTATTATATTGTGACGATATCTATTGTGAGGGAAACAGAAAAAGATAAGGGTTCTTGTTAATAACATATCAAATTAAGTGCATAAGGGCATACATACAAGATAGATAACCAGAAAGATCACAAGGAATTCAGAATGAAATACATTACAGTCTCCAAAACCTCTGATTTCCTACTCATTTTCTCTGCAGTAAGTGAATCTGGTGAATGCAGAGCAGAAGTGGTTTTACGTCTGCTGACAAGAGACCAGAAGTGGATATGGGTGTATTCCCTGATGTTACTGGAAAACCCTGATGCCCCAATTACATCTTACAACTATATAATAAGGTAAGGGCTTATTAACTCACATCTTTGTACAGACACCATCTCATatgcatttttttgttttcagGACTGGTATACTCAGTCACACTTTGTCTAGATCATTCCTCATAtgaacacatacagtatattgatATAACTTCATATGCTAATAAATACATTATCTAAAACAAAGGTTTGATTATCCCCAGTGACTCAGAAGCATGGTGCCTGAGACAACAACTGACTTCAGAGGAGTCCCCAATTTCTTTCCCAGTTGGAGGTCCTTCGCTCCAAGAGAATCTTCTCTCCCCAGCCAAAGTGTCCAGCCCGGATCAAGTGTTTACACCCCTTACAAACACACCTACAAGCGTCAGCCAGTCTTTTGAGTTTTCAGAGCCTGTGCCCGTCAGTCCGGAAGATCCAATCTTGTGTCAGAATACCACTACAGTTATGGAAGAATCTGTTGCAACAGAGGGACAATTAGAAAATCAGTCTCTATTTTCACTTTACCAACCAACTTCGTATGATCAGAGTTTCAGAAGAGATAATGCTGGTACTGTACCACCCAAAGATTTTACTTGCACTCCTCCATACACTCCACACCAAAACTGTACTTTCTTCTTTGGGGCTTCAGAGAGTGTCCCACAGACATCTTCTGAAAAGGACAGTACTACCCTAACTCCAGAACTGTATTACTCCTACTGCAGTTCCCTCTATGAGAAGCTGCCACCAACCCCTGATAGTCCTGGGGATGGAGGAGACTGCACAATAATGACAGTGCCAGAAATACCCAGTCCTCTCTTTGTTGACCTACCAATGCTTCCTGAGGGGTTAGTCACCCCAGAGACATCACCCATCAACCAAGTAATCTTCAGGTATTCAGAACAAGAGAATAATGAAATTGACTTCTTAGTAAAACAGATTGGCTCTTTAGCCAATGTCTTTAACAATGTGGCTACTAAAGATATTCCATGCTCTGAGAGTGTGGTATTGAGTGGCCATGGACTGGCATGCCGAAGTGTTTCCCTCCCTGCCAGTCTTCCAGATGCAGATATTAATCTGAACTTTCCTC
This genomic interval carries:
- the NPAS4 gene encoding neuronal PAS domain-containing protein 4 — encoded protein: MYRSTKGASKARRDQINAEIRNLKDLLPISEGDKVRLSYLHIMSLACIYTRKSVFFSRGQYMNDLEGLLSSQDLQDFIHNLPGFLLTYTSEGKLIYLSDNVTDHLGHSMVDLVAQGDSIYDIIDPSDHFVMRNQLSLPSSQDSERMFRCKFNTSKTARRQSAGNKLVLIRGRFQQAPLGTYWSSNPVFTALCIPLDPKPRVTENHFLMDFFESRHAKDLSVMEVSESAFLHLGLEKNDLVCKSWYNLIHPEDLTQLSIQHYKLLSESGECRAEVVLRLLTRDQKWIWVYSLMLLENPDAPITSYNYIISDSEAWCLRQQLTSEESPISFPVGGPSLQENLLSPAKVSSPDQVFTPLTNTPTSVSQSFEFSEPVPVSPEDPILCQNTTTVMEESVATEGQLENQSLFSLYQPTSYDQSFRRDNAGTVPPKDFTCTPPYTPHQNCTFFFGASESVPQTSSEKDSTTLTPELYYSYCSSLYEKLPPTPDSPGDGGDCTIMTVPEIPSPLFVDLPMLPEGLVTPETSPINQVIFRYSEQENNEIDFLVKQIGSLANVFNNVATKDIPCSESVVLSGHGLACRSVSLPASLPDADINLNFPRSWKSIDFSVFLTCQEQFGPTGSHPVCSLFKDFSDSPPFATMRPPCSPVEEDELGGDISTSPSLTSNVTTDLSPEECNFLEELMSYKTDLEAGASEIQCDHFNDELYQLQIELQDGFQQDGSGKPSF